A single genomic interval of Fibrobacter sp. UWB4 harbors:
- a CDS encoding RNA polymerase sigma factor yields MPDIDGLLYTSFLTNNDSKALEALFNKYRDGLILFIYGFVQNIDEAEELMMDTFAVLVSGTACYKEKANASFKTWLYTIAKNQALLCLRKRKFIFISPDKEFLNNLEADECHQPVAELLKNERNTHLYRAMKSIDPCYRQALFLLFFENMKPEQISRIIKKNIKQTYNILARGKESLRIAYERTAK; encoded by the coding sequence ATGCCCGATATTGACGGACTGCTGTACACTAGTTTTTTGACGAATAATGATTCGAAGGCGCTTGAAGCTCTTTTTAATAAATATAGAGACGGGCTAATCTTGTTTATTTATGGATTTGTTCAAAATATAGACGAAGCTGAAGAGCTGATGATGGATACTTTTGCTGTCTTGGTGTCAGGAACGGCTTGCTACAAAGAAAAAGCTAATGCTTCTTTTAAAACTTGGCTTTATACGATTGCCAAAAACCAGGCCTTGCTCTGTTTAAGAAAGCGAAAATTTATATTCATTTCACCAGACAAAGAGTTCCTGAACAATCTAGAAGCGGATGAATGTCATCAGCCGGTTGCGGAGCTGTTGAAAAATGAGCGAAATACGCATCTTTATCGTGCAATGAAGTCTATTGATCCCTGCTATAGGCAGGCTTTATTTCTTCTGTTTTTTGAAAATATGAAACCTGAACAAATTAGCAGGATAATTAAGAAGAATATAAAGCAAACATACAATATCTTGGCTAGAGGTAAAGAATCTCTGCGTATTGCATACGAAAGGACTGCAAAATGA
- a CDS encoding MBL fold metallo-hydrolase produces MTITLAILCVLGIIVLLFINQASFGKLPQGTRLERIKQSPNYNGKQFLNEIKTTMMTSENGTLSVYKEYLFGDKSLTTPDTAISAIKTDLKSLPRDKDWIVWFGHSSYLLNLSGKTILVDPVFRKASPVSFVNKMFKGTDIYKPNDMPDIDYLVISHDHWDHLDYETVKELEPRVKKVVIGLGVGEHFEYWGYPVEKLVELDWWDVSEQSNGFRITATPARHFSGRSLFMNKTLWASYIFESPKRTIWIGGDTGYGPHFAKIGQKFPGIDLAILENGQYDKNWADIHTLPEQLSKEMVELGASRYMTVHHSKLCLSNHPYFEPLENAKKAAQESGKPVLMPKIGEVVYLD; encoded by the coding sequence GGGCACTCGCCTAGAGCGAATCAAGCAGTCGCCGAATTACAATGGCAAGCAGTTCTTGAACGAGATCAAGACCACGATGATGACGAGCGAAAACGGTACGCTCTCCGTCTACAAAGAATACCTTTTTGGCGACAAGTCCTTGACCACACCCGACACGGCAATCTCTGCAATTAAAACTGATTTGAAATCACTCCCCCGCGACAAAGACTGGATTGTATGGTTTGGGCACTCCTCGTACCTTTTGAATCTATCCGGAAAAACGATTCTAGTGGATCCCGTATTTCGTAAAGCCTCCCCCGTGAGTTTCGTGAACAAGATGTTCAAGGGCACGGACATTTACAAGCCAAATGATATGCCCGATATCGATTACCTTGTCATCAGCCACGATCACTGGGATCATCTAGATTACGAAACCGTCAAGGAACTGGAGCCACGTGTTAAAAAGGTTGTCATTGGACTTGGCGTTGGCGAGCATTTTGAATATTGGGGCTATCCTGTAGAGAAACTCGTGGAACTCGACTGGTGGGATGTATCGGAACAAAGCAACGGATTTCGCATCACAGCAACTCCGGCAAGGCATTTCTCTGGACGTAGCCTGTTTATGAACAAGACATTGTGGGCGTCTTACATTTTTGAATCGCCAAAACGCACTATCTGGATTGGCGGAGACACAGGCTATGGACCGCATTTTGCAAAAATCGGGCAAAAATTTCCAGGCATCGATCTCGCGATTCTCGAAAATGGACAGTACGACAAGAACTGGGCCGATATCCACACATTGCCGGAACAGTTGAGCAAGGAAATGGTAGAACTCGGAGCATCGCGCTACATGACTGTCCATCATTCCAAGCTTTGCCTGAGCAATCATCCGTACTTTGAACCGCTCGAAAATGCAAAAAAGGCCGCCCAGGAATCAGGCAAGCCTGTACTGATGCCGAAAATCGGCGAAGTCGTTTACCTAGATTAA
- a CDS encoding PrsW family glutamic-type intramembrane protease, producing MIYAENILICIAVPLAISLLFTKGNARRLLVCILTGMIVCIFSAYISGFLEVASGFSSEDTSIFLSPIVEEVMKLLSILFCIYVFEASNEEIQLFAVGIGAGFATFENCCFIISAGTPQLTFVLIRGFAVGVMHIVTLVALAKGIQLLKTYKVCSLAGIAGVLSMSVTVHGLYNLLVSQSGISSFIGFSMPMICAILLYLVNRRTEGYD from the coding sequence ATGATATATGCTGAAAACATATTGATATGCATTGCTGTACCGTTAGCAATTTCCCTGCTATTCACAAAGGGGAACGCTCGGCGTTTGCTGGTGTGCATTCTTACTGGTATGATTGTCTGCATTTTTTCGGCGTATATCTCGGGTTTTTTAGAAGTTGCATCTGGCTTCAGTTCCGAAGATACTTCCATTTTCTTGTCTCCAATTGTGGAGGAAGTCATGAAGCTTTTGTCGATTCTGTTCTGTATTTATGTGTTTGAAGCGTCGAATGAAGAAATACAGTTGTTCGCTGTTGGTATCGGTGCTGGCTTTGCGACTTTTGAAAACTGCTGCTTTATCATCTCGGCGGGCACTCCGCAGCTTACGTTCGTGTTGATTCGCGGATTTGCGGTTGGAGTCATGCATATTGTGACATTGGTGGCTCTCGCTAAGGGAATACAGCTTCTGAAAACGTACAAAGTATGTTCTTTAGCCGGAATTGCGGGCGTCCTGTCAATGTCCGTGACTGTTCACGGCCTTTACAATTTACTGGTCTCTCAATCTGGGATATCATCCTTTATTGGTTTTTCAATGCCGATGATATGTGCAATTTTATTGTACCTGGTAAATAGAAGGACTGAAGGATATGATTAA